A DNA window from Luteolibacter luteus contains the following coding sequences:
- a CDS encoding RrF2 family transcriptional regulator, with product MHLSKKAEYALRATIHLGIAAEMGLPVVSGVELADANRLPLKFIERILQELREAGIVETKRGKLGGYALATPPEKIRIGDLVRLMDGRLAPIACASEFAYQRCTCPDEDHCGLRMLMIDVRNAIAGILDRYTLAQVVEVTLRKMRRDGIAPPFSSLAGNKTGASPVRGKADPADGFLMGLSELALPPKQQQESEKP from the coding sequence ATGCACCTTTCCAAGAAAGCCGAGTACGCCCTCCGTGCCACCATCCACCTCGGGATCGCCGCGGAAATGGGCCTCCCCGTGGTTTCCGGTGTGGAACTCGCGGATGCGAACCGTCTGCCCCTGAAATTCATCGAGCGCATCCTCCAGGAATTGCGGGAGGCCGGGATCGTGGAAACCAAGCGCGGGAAATTGGGCGGATACGCCTTGGCCACGCCTCCGGAGAAAATCCGCATCGGTGATCTCGTTCGCCTGATGGACGGCCGTCTGGCCCCCATCGCCTGCGCCAGCGAGTTCGCCTACCAACGCTGCACCTGCCCGGATGAAGATCACTGCGGCCTGCGCATGCTCATGATCGATGTCCGGAATGCCATCGCTGGCATTCTGGATCGCTATACCTTGGCGCAGGTCGTGGAAGTCACGCTTCGCAAGATGCGCCGCGATGGCATCGCCCCGCCTTTCTCCAGCTTGGCTGGCAATAAGACCGGTGCCTCGCCTGTCCGCGGCAAGGCCGATCCCGCCGATGGCTTCCTGATGGGCCTCTCCGAACTCGCGCTTCCGCCGAAGCAGCAGCAGGAGTCGGAGAAGCCGTAA